The candidate division WOR-3 bacterium genome window below encodes:
- a CDS encoding endonuclease VIII, translating to MRVRRGRMTRPCGTSWLTAGASCSANRRTRPRTSAATTGCPPGPQSGAARSRNMFELPECATLVRQMNDTVRGKTIERGRLGNSPHKFVWYNRKPAEFERLTRSRKVGAAVAKGRWMFIPFEPGYVLVLGECGGRLLYHQPGSDLPQKYHLFIEFEDKSALSVTTQMWGAMELFEKGREQERKYIKGMRPTPVDKEFTFRYFSGLVDELLAGEKRSVKGLLTQDQLVAGLGNSVVQDIMFRARLHPRRPISDLSPVQRRNLHEAIIKTVREVAARGGRSDELDLFGKPGGYERIMSVKTAGKPCPACGAKIQKIAFLGGACYFCPKCQPAGT from the coding sequence ATGCGTGTGCGGCGCGGTCGGATGACCCGGCCGTGCGGCACAAGCTGGTTGACGGCTGGCGCAAGCTGTTCGGCCAACAGGCGTACACGGCCGAGGACGTCCGCTGCGACGACCGGCTGCCCGCCTGGACCGCAAAGCGGGGCAGCTCGAAGTAGAAACATGTTCGAGCTACCCGAGTGCGCCACGCTCGTCCGGCAGATGAACGACACCGTGCGCGGCAAGACCATCGAGCGCGGCCGGCTGGGCAACTCGCCGCACAAGTTCGTCTGGTACAACCGCAAGCCGGCCGAGTTCGAGCGCCTGACCAGGAGTAGGAAGGTAGGGGCCGCCGTTGCCAAGGGACGCTGGATGTTCATTCCGTTTGAGCCGGGCTACGTGCTCGTGCTTGGCGAGTGCGGTGGCCGATTGCTGTACCACCAACCGGGCAGCGACCTGCCGCAGAAGTACCACCTGTTCATCGAGTTCGAAGACAAGTCGGCCCTGTCGGTGACAACCCAGATGTGGGGCGCGATGGAGCTGTTCGAGAAGGGCAGAGAGCAGGAGCGGAAGTACATCAAAGGGATGCGGCCGACTCCGGTGGACAAGGAGTTCACGTTCCGGTACTTCTCCGGGTTGGTGGATGAACTGCTCGCAGGGGAGAAGCGAAGCGTGAAGGGGCTATTGACGCAGGACCAGTTAGTCGCCGGCCTGGGTAACTCGGTTGTGCAGGATATCATGTTCCGCGCCCGTCTGCACCCACGCCGACCAATATCCGACCTTTCGCCGGTCCAGCGCCGGAATCTGCACGAGGCGATTATCAAGACGGTGCGCGAGGTCGCGGCCCGGGGCGGCCGGAGTGACGAACTCGACCTCTTCGGCAAGCCGGGCGGATACGAGCGCATCATGTCGGTGAAGACGGCGGGCAAGCCCTGTCCAGCTTGCGGCGCCAAGATACAGAAGATTGCCTTTCTCGGCGGAGCGTGCTATTTCTGCCCGAAGTGCCAGCCGGCGGGGACATGA
- a CDS encoding DUF3795 domain-containing protein → MARKAIAYCGIDCAKCPAYRFPRLGEKLHMKRFFQWLLKSRMNSKPEGYIICDGCTTIDARCVQHCLTCPVRCCAMETGVENCAHCDKFPCERLQDIWKITVFKDAQPRLEKLRAKLGARAK, encoded by the coding sequence ATGGCTAGAAAGGCAATTGCCTACTGTGGCATAGACTGCGCAAAGTGCCCGGCCTATCGGTTCCCGCGGCTGGGGGAGAAGCTGCATATGAAGCGGTTCTTCCAATGGCTGCTCAAGAGCCGGATGAACTCGAAGCCTGAGGGTTACATCATTTGTGATGGATGCACAACGATTGATGCACGATGCGTACAGCACTGTCTGACCTGTCCGGTGCGCTGTTGCGCGATGGAGACGGGAGTTGAGAACTGCGCGCACTGCGACAAGTTCCCGTGCGAGCGGCTGCAGGACATCTGGAAGATAACTGTGTTCAAGGACGCGCAGCCGCGCCTTGAGAAGCTGCGGGCGAAGCTCGGTGCCCGGGCAAAGTAG
- a CDS encoding amidohydrolase has translation MIELDDSLVSGVKNLRRWFHQHPEPSFEERKTQDRIVEVLNGLGIENRRAGETGVIADIRGNGTGRTIALRSDMDALRIQEAETELNGEYRSQNAGVMHACGHDGHMAMLLGAARWLQEHWDKLAGNVRLIFQPAEEVPPGGAVSMIADGCLDGVDAIIAAHIFGNMPLSRIGFRPGPFMASSRTFKVSIKGKPGHHMCPQENIDPIQIAARFISTIQTDIRQRLNPNARYVLGFGEVHSGMQHNQTPAEAEVVGTFRAYDLRDSETIAGAIKSNLDGLMLSFGSSLTPHPSSPVPSYTLDAEPAYPPLVNNPAFTKRASEVLKRSFPDVDDDMEPNLGAEDFACYLDKVPGMFLFLGGANPERGITAMNHSDRFDMDEAVLATGTKALVTLATDFLRDPASYLSR, from the coding sequence ATGATCGAGCTTGACGATAGTCTTGTGTCGGGGGTCAAGAACCTGAGGCGCTGGTTCCACCAGCACCCGGAGCCGAGCTTCGAGGAGCGCAAGACGCAGGACAGAATCGTGGAAGTACTGAATGGGCTCGGCATCGAAAACCGGCGGGCAGGGGAGACCGGCGTGATTGCCGACATCCGCGGCAACGGCACGGGCAGGACGATTGCGCTCAGGAGCGACATGGACGCGCTCCGTATCCAGGAGGCCGAGACCGAACTCAACGGCGAGTACCGATCGCAGAACGCCGGCGTGATGCACGCGTGCGGGCACGACGGGCATATGGCGATGCTCCTAGGTGCGGCTCGCTGGCTGCAGGAACACTGGGACAAGCTGGCGGGCAATGTCCGCCTCATCTTCCAGCCGGCCGAGGAGGTACCGCCCGGCGGCGCCGTCTCCATGATTGCCGACGGTTGCCTTGATGGCGTCGATGCCATCATCGCCGCTCACATTTTCGGCAACATGCCCCTTTCGCGAATCGGTTTCAGGCCCGGTCCGTTCATGGCTTCCAGCCGTACATTCAAGGTGAGTATCAAGGGCAAGCCGGGACACCATATGTGCCCGCAGGAGAACATCGACCCTATCCAGATTGCAGCCCGGTTCATCAGCACCATTCAGACCGACATCCGTCAACGGTTGAATCCGAACGCCAGATACGTGTTGGGGTTCGGCGAAGTGCACTCAGGGATGCAGCACAACCAGACTCCGGCCGAGGCCGAGGTCGTCGGGACCTTTCGTGCGTACGATCTACGTGACTCGGAGACAATCGCGGGCGCAATCAAGTCCAACCTCGACGGCCTGATGCTCTCTTTCGGTTCATCGCTCACCCCTCACCCCTCGTCCCCCGTCCCTTCCTATACTCTCGACGCCGAGCCGGCCTATCCGCCGCTGGTGAACAACCCGGCGTTCACCAAGCGGGCCTCGGAAGTGCTGAAAAGGAGCTTCCCGGACGTGGACGATGACATGGAGCCCAACCTCGGGGCCGAGGACTTCGCCTGCTACCTCGACAAGGTTCCCGGCATGTTCCTTTTCCTCGGCGGCGCGAACCCCGAGCGCGGCATCACCGCGATGAACCACTCCGACCGGTTCGACATGGACGAGGCGGTGCTGGCCACGGGCACCAAAGCGCTGGTGACTCTCGCCACCGACTTCCTGCGCGACCCCGCTTCGTACCTCAGCCGCTAG
- a CDS encoding YjbQ family protein: MVHSITIEVSTQGFCDVIDVTPQVIAVVEKSGIKSGIVCIANPGSTAGITTIEFEPGAVGDLKAALEKLAPEDGHYRHNDTWDDGNGFAHLRSALIGASQSFPVREGKVALGTWQQIVLLDFDNRPRSRKLVVSVVGE, from the coding sequence ATGGTGCACAGCATTACGATTGAGGTCTCGACGCAGGGGTTCTGCGACGTGATTGACGTCACGCCCCAGGTCATTGCTGTCGTCGAGAAGTCAGGCATCAAGAGCGGGATCGTATGCATCGCGAACCCGGGGTCAACAGCCGGCATCACGACAATTGAGTTCGAGCCGGGGGCGGTCGGTGATCTGAAGGCTGCGTTGGAGAAGCTTGCGCCCGAGGACGGGCACTACCGCCACAACGATACCTGGGACGACGGCAACGGCTTTGCCCATCTCCGTAGCGCCCTGATCGGAGCATCGCAGTCTTTCCCGGTACGCGAAGGCAAGGTTGCGCTGGGAACGTGGCAGCAGATCGTGCTGCTCGATTTCGACAACCGCCCGCGCAGCCGGAAACTCGTCGTGTCTGTCGTCGGCGAGTAG